Genomic DNA from Desulfurobacterium indicum:
GTTACTACACCTATATTCATAAAATCAAAGGAAGAACTCCGCGGCAATGAGCAATTTTTCTTCGTCCACGGAGGACAAAACTCCATTCTAAAAGAAATAACTCAAAAATATTCTTTTGAGAAAGTCGCAGTTGTCGGACATTCCTGCGTCCTCGACGGCATAAATAAGATGCAATATTTCGGCATCGGCTACAACTTTACTGCACTAAAATTCGCACTAAAAATTGGAATCTTCTGTATTGGAGCTGCTTCAATGGAAGGAATCAAATGCCTTCTTAAAGAAAAAGGCAATAAATCAGGAAGAATAAATGAAATTTTCATTAATAAAGGTAAAATTTATATAAAATCATCAAAATTATTTGCATTTTCACCAGAAGAGTATTATTTTTACGTTAACGAAGGTTGTAAAGTTTGCATGAATTTAAGCTCACGGGGAAGCGATGTCACATTCGTTCCCTGCTTTGACAACGGTTATTCCCTGTGCTTCGTTAGAAGCGATAGAGCACAAGGACTTTTCGATAACGTTTCTTTTGAGGTGAAAGAGGCTGGAGAAGAGGAGATACTCAGAGT
This window encodes:
- a CDS encoding Coenzyme F420 hydrogenase/dehydrogenase, beta subunit C-terminal domain, coding for MLRLNRQFILGKFKKAFLIKAGKNTTPKDNLRVLLESAFDKGLIDSVIGTTVREKKGFTVTTPIFIKSKEELRGNEQFFFVHGGQNSILKEITQKYSFEKVAVVGHSCVLDGINKMQYFGIGYNFTALKFALKIGIFCIGAASMEGIKCLLKEKGNKSGRINEIFINKGKIYIKSSKLFAFSPEEYYFYVNEGCKVCMNLSSRGSDVTFVPCFDNGYSLCFVRSDRAQGLFDNVSFEVKEAGEEEILRVENMAKEILKKNIETTLERAELGIPSNKWDGNRYGRFSALWNNIYVENIEEEVF